A genomic segment from uncultured Marinifilum sp. encodes:
- a CDS encoding family 16 glycosylhydrolase — MKEKIHKSILIIIGLIALISSATAQLPSEIDTSGTWYLSWSDEFDYKDSQLNVNWESQNGPSGHILCSRWRENVLVADGILQLVNKKENRGGQEWTSGSIWTKKWFKYGYFECRYKYAAAGATNNSFWLMNRGDKPSEGDRFEIDINEGHFPNEVNTNIHNHGDVHTSSAKSHAFGITPDVNIPLEIPITTKKLRFSSHNLEHFHIREFRIYNDNERNFPEVMSESADSDVDGLINHVKAEGTKITVSGTLRDEFDKSRMVDGMVLSTSWISQKEGEKWIEFEFAEDKTIGCIQFINGWKDGDTWKALINDYKIEYWDGGKWVEMLSLDLASDNTFADVYHTLGLKWDEKEIVFYLDGEELRREKNEFCFSAVPIWLSLAIIEWSGPVTDDIDGTSMKVDYVRYYQKKEESKIKTKK; from the coding sequence ATGAAAGAAAAAATTCATAAAAGTATCCTAATTATAATAGGCTTAATTGCATTGATTTCTTCTGCAACAGCTCAATTACCTTCCGAGATTGATACAAGCGGTACATGGTACTTATCTTGGAGTGATGAATTTGATTACAAGGATAGTCAACTGAATGTAAATTGGGAATCGCAAAATGGCCCAAGTGGCCATATACTTTGCAGCCGATGGAGAGAAAATGTCCTTGTAGCCGATGGAATTTTACAACTCGTTAATAAAAAAGAAAATCGAGGTGGCCAGGAATGGACTTCAGGAAGTATTTGGACAAAAAAATGGTTTAAATATGGGTATTTTGAGTGCCGTTATAAATATGCAGCTGCAGGAGCAACCAACAACTCCTTTTGGTTAATGAATCGTGGTGACAAACCAAGCGAAGGTGATCGTTTTGAGATTGATATTAATGAAGGTCATTTTCCGAATGAAGTAAATACGAACATTCACAATCATGGTGATGTGCATACTTCTTCAGCAAAATCTCATGCTTTTGGAATCACTCCAGATGTAAATATTCCATTGGAAATTCCAATTACGACTAAAAAGCTTCGTTTTTCATCCCACAACCTCGAACACTTTCATATTCGTGAATTCCGTATTTATAATGATAATGAAAGAAATTTTCCTGAAGTAATGTCTGAAAGCGCTGATTCAGATGTTGATGGATTGATTAATCACGTTAAAGCAGAAGGAACAAAAATTACGGTTAGTGGTACTTTACGCGATGAGTTTGATAAATCGAGAATGGTGGATGGTATGGTGTTGTCAACCAGTTGGATTAGCCAAAAAGAAGGTGAAAAGTGGATTGAATTTGAGTTTGCAGAAGACAAAACCATCGGTTGCATTCAATTTATAAACGGATGGAAAGATGGTGATACCTGGAAGGCACTTATAAACGATTATAAAATTGAATATTGGGACGGTGGTAAATGGGTTGAGATGCTAAGCCTTGATTTGGCTTCGGACAATACATTTGCTGATGTGTATCATACACTTGGTTTAAAATGGGACGAGAAAGAAATAGTATTCTATTTGGATGGAGAGGAATTACGAAGAGAAAAAAATGAGTTTTGTTTCAGTGCTGTACCCATTTGGTTAAGTCTTGCCATTATTGAATGGTCAGGCCCTGTAACCGATGATATTGATGGAACAAGTATGAAAGTTGACTATGTTCGTTATTATCAGAAAAAAGAGGAATCTAAAATAAAAACAAAAAAATAA
- a CDS encoding helix-turn-helix domain-containing protein, which produces MNREELYEKKPMIKIHDKLFPCPTSAAMELIGGKWKSVILVHLINEEKRYNELRKEIPTITERTLSLQLKQLEADGLLSRKVYTKKPPLKVVYSLTKFGKTLIPVLEIITEWGITAAYEKGEFVEKEK; this is translated from the coding sequence ATGAATCGAGAAGAGCTGTATGAAAAAAAACCGATGATTAAAATTCACGATAAACTATTTCCTTGCCCAACAAGCGCAGCAATGGAATTGATAGGTGGAAAATGGAAAAGTGTAATATTAGTTCATCTTATTAACGAAGAAAAACGTTATAATGAATTGAGAAAAGAGATTCCTACTATTACCGAACGTACTTTGAGCTTACAATTAAAACAATTGGAGGCTGATGGACTACTTAGTAGAAAAGTATACACTAAAAAACCTCCTTTAAAAGTTGTGTATTCGTTAACAAAATTTGGTAAAACTCTTATTCCGGTACTAGAAATAATCACCGAATGGGGAATTACTGCTGCCTATGAGAAAGGTGAATTTGTTGAAAAAGAAAAATAG
- a CDS encoding glycoside hydrolase family protein, which produces MRNIVFIITVIGLFSCKQKKTASEFNLSFGPTNIESIFDGGDSLTHWGGSIVKGNDGLYHMFYSRWKKDLGWAWVTHSEIAHAVSDSPFGPFKHKDITLPVRGAEFWDGLCTHNPTIHKFNGKYYLYYMGNTGDGVNPCTPGKLVYNWDQRNNQRIGVAVADDPNGPWKRSDVPLIDVSADSTSMDALLVSNPSIAKRPDGGFLMVYKAVGKKNKRISGGPVVHCVATSDSPTGPFKKYDFPVFTAEGHEFPAEDPFIWYQDGKYRAIVKDMHGAFTDAGQALVLFDSEDGFDWKLASNPLVSKLQIRMDDGTLLKLKHLERPQLYRENGEPVALVCAADTIDSNGVLHAWNVQIPIVNKK; this is translated from the coding sequence ATGAGAAACATAGTATTTATAATTACAGTAATTGGCTTGTTTTCATGTAAACAGAAAAAAACAGCAAGCGAATTCAATTTAAGTTTTGGACCCACAAATATCGAATCAATTTTTGATGGAGGCGATTCATTAACCCATTGGGGAGGATCAATTGTAAAAGGTAATGATGGTCTGTATCATATGTTTTATTCTCGCTGGAAGAAAGACTTAGGTTGGGCATGGGTTACACATTCCGAAATTGCACATGCTGTTTCTGATTCTCCCTTTGGGCCATTTAAGCACAAAGACATAACATTACCTGTTAGAGGAGCAGAGTTTTGGGACGGTTTGTGTACGCATAATCCTACGATACATAAATTCAATGGAAAATATTACTTGTATTATATGGGGAATACAGGGGATGGAGTTAATCCGTGTACTCCAGGAAAGCTCGTTTATAATTGGGATCAAAGAAACAATCAGCGCATTGGAGTAGCTGTAGCAGATGATCCAAATGGCCCTTGGAAACGTTCCGATGTTCCACTCATAGATGTTAGTGCTGATAGTACTTCTATGGATGCTTTATTGGTGAGTAATCCTTCTATTGCAAAACGTCCGGATGGTGGATTTTTAATGGTTTATAAGGCAGTGGGTAAAAAAAATAAACGAATTTCGGGAGGACCAGTTGTGCATTGTGTTGCTACTTCTGATAGTCCAACCGGACCATTTAAAAAATACGATTTTCCTGTGTTTACAGCCGAAGGACATGAATTTCCAGCAGAGGATCCTTTTATATGGTATCAGGATGGGAAATACCGTGCTATTGTTAAGGATATGCATGGTGCCTTTACCGATGCAGGTCAGGCATTGGTTTTATTTGATTCAGAGGATGGATTTGATTGGAAATTAGCATCGAATCCATTGGTTTCGAAGTTACAGATACGAATGGACGATGGAACCCTTTTAAAGTTGAAGCATTTGGAAAGACCTCAATTATATAGAGAAAATGGAGAGCCAGTAGCATTAGTTTGTGCTGCAGATACAATTGATTCAAATGGAGTATTGCACGCATGGAATGTGCAAATTCCAATTGTGAATAAGAAATAA
- a CDS encoding family 43 glycosylhydrolase: protein MKLVRKLYKLGFIFLIAFIPFSCVKKEKSQSTETNGVFPFKMPTEKPNIPMSTATERMFDYPSPRVQDNELFSQFKYTRLKGFDYNNGDGTVSRRDPSRPILVDGKYYVWYTKRHTKVPPIGWDRAEEATDEIPSTDWDLCDIWYATSEDGFTWEEKGAAVSRPEKPKSGWRSVATPDILVWKGKYYLYYQAFDEPSGLRGDLCPVSVSYADSPDGPWTHGGDAVIPFGKENEWDRQATHDPQPIVHNGKIYLYYKAAYNKWPDNRSNYAVGHGLAIADNPLGPFKKHPLNPVMQSGHETTYWPFKGGVATLAIKDGNERETIQFAEDGVNFKIASAVSLAPIAAAPYASDAFTDTKDGRGFTWGLSHFTNAGAHKKGYSIIARFDCDLSLDYHEPKLKKTGVWHKPEVYFQQGLGSIGKNPEGR, encoded by the coding sequence ATGAAACTTGTTAGAAAACTATATAAATTGGGATTCATTTTTCTTATTGCATTTATACCATTTTCTTGTGTGAAGAAAGAGAAGAGTCAATCAACAGAAACTAACGGCGTATTTCCTTTTAAAATGCCAACGGAGAAGCCCAATATTCCTATGAGTACGGCCACTGAACGTATGTTTGATTATCCAAGCCCTAGAGTTCAGGATAATGAGCTATTTTCTCAATTTAAGTACACTAGACTTAAAGGGTTTGATTATAATAATGGAGATGGAACCGTTTCTCGTCGTGATCCTTCGCGACCAATTTTAGTTGATGGGAAATATTACGTTTGGTATACTAAAAGACATACTAAAGTGCCTCCAATTGGATGGGATCGTGCAGAGGAAGCTACCGACGAAATTCCATCTACCGATTGGGATTTATGTGACATTTGGTACGCGACAAGTGAAGATGGATTTACTTGGGAAGAGAAAGGTGCAGCAGTTTCAAGACCAGAAAAACCAAAGTCTGGATGGCGTTCGGTTGCGACTCCGGATATTTTGGTATGGAAAGGAAAGTATTACTTGTACTATCAAGCATTCGATGAACCTAGTGGCTTAAGAGGAGATTTATGTCCGGTATCAGTATCTTATGCCGATTCTCCTGATGGTCCTTGGACACATGGTGGTGATGCTGTTATTCCTTTTGGAAAAGAAAATGAATGGGATCGACAGGCCACACACGATCCACAACCGATAGTGCATAATGGAAAAATTTATTTGTACTATAAGGCAGCTTACAATAAATGGCCTGATAACAGGAGCAATTACGCCGTTGGACATGGTTTAGCTATTGCCGATAATCCTCTTGGTCCATTTAAAAAACATCCTTTGAATCCGGTCATGCAATCTGGTCACGAAACTACATATTGGCCATTTAAGGGGGGAGTTGCGACTTTAGCAATTAAGGATGGAAATGAGAGAGAAACAATTCAATTTGCCGAGGATGGTGTTAATTTTAAAATTGCATCGGCTGTTTCGTTGGCACCTATTGCAGCAGCTCCTTACGCTTCAGATGCTTTCACAGATACCAAAGATGGAAGAGGTTTTACCTGGGGATTATCTCATTTTACAAATGCTGGAGCTCATAAAAAAGGATATTCTATTATTGCTCGTTTCGATTGCGATTTAAGTCTTGACTATCATGAGCCAAAACTGAAAAAAACAGGAGTATGGCACAAACCAGAAGTGTATTTTCAGCAAGGTTTAGGAAGTATCGGGAAAAATCCTGAAGGAAGATAA
- a CDS encoding antibiotic biosynthesis monooxygenase, whose amino-acid sequence MKKIILLMICAFSLIANAQSTKSNKMFNLLAKFTVKPQSVPEFMEACVHSLKESRKEAGNIEMKLFADKKKSNVFYVYSRWDNAVAYEFHKTLPHSKNIANVAKATLVKVPEIMPLGATLPATVRGAKQVNSEDQVETLFFIFKIKEGYRDRIIKRFETHVEHSRTEEGNLLFEFYTIEGDENTFLVYEKWRNPDAVWKTHMNQPYSKLTGSLINEALVGEMEQYLNFVTELEPNSLKPLSKNWELEGFEMPESVVADPNSDWIYVSNIVNRTTPGYISRISKNGKLDNYKWLEGLNQPCGLEIFDNKLYVGDQDKVHIIDIEKAKIIKSLLIEGAMALNDVAISPSGEVFISDVLGSKIYTIENDQLVLWLENAPFKHPNGLYVDADELIVADLGAKLNPDASPQIPGSVYKVNIATKNIELMASGFQIGGLDGVTKVGENYIVTNNSGGELLVINNKERILLGTLPRGIADLDSEDQTIYVPNFGGTVTAFKLIK is encoded by the coding sequence ATGAAGAAAATAATATTACTAATGATTTGTGCATTTAGCTTAATTGCTAATGCACAATCAACAAAGAGCAATAAAATGTTTAATCTACTTGCTAAATTTACTGTTAAGCCGCAATCTGTTCCTGAGTTTATGGAAGCCTGTGTTCACAGCTTGAAAGAATCGAGAAAAGAAGCAGGAAACATCGAGATGAAACTATTTGCCGATAAGAAAAAAAGCAATGTTTTTTATGTGTATTCTCGTTGGGATAATGCAGTTGCTTATGAATTTCATAAAACACTTCCTCACTCTAAAAACATAGCAAATGTTGCCAAAGCTACTTTGGTAAAAGTTCCTGAAATTATGCCTTTGGGTGCTACATTACCTGCCACAGTTCGTGGTGCAAAGCAAGTAAATTCAGAAGATCAGGTAGAAACATTGTTTTTTATATTCAAAATAAAAGAAGGATACCGCGATCGCATTATTAAACGTTTTGAAACTCATGTAGAACATTCGCGCACCGAAGAAGGAAACTTGCTTTTTGAATTTTATACCATCGAAGGAGATGAGAATACTTTCTTGGTGTATGAAAAGTGGAGAAATCCTGATGCAGTTTGGAAGACACACATGAATCAACCATACTCTAAACTTACAGGATCATTAATTAATGAAGCTTTAGTTGGTGAAATGGAGCAATACTTAAATTTTGTAACAGAGCTTGAACCAAACTCTTTAAAGCCTTTGAGTAAAAATTGGGAATTAGAAGGTTTTGAAATGCCAGAATCGGTAGTTGCCGATCCAAATAGCGATTGGATTTACGTTTCGAACATTGTTAATAGAACAACACCTGGGTACATTAGTCGTATTTCGAAAAATGGAAAGCTTGATAATTACAAGTGGCTTGAAGGATTAAATCAACCTTGCGGATTAGAAATTTTCGACAACAAACTGTATGTAGGCGATCAGGATAAAGTTCATATTATTGATATTGAGAAAGCCAAAATTATCAAAAGCTTATTAATTGAAGGAGCTATGGCATTAAACGATGTAGCTATCAGTCCAAGCGGGGAGGTATTTATTTCAGATGTACTAGGTTCTAAAATTTACACAATTGAAAATGACCAACTTGTTTTGTGGCTCGAAAATGCTCCATTTAAACACCCCAATGGATTATATGTTGATGCAGATGAACTAATCGTTGCTGATTTAGGAGCAAAATTAAATCCTGATGCTTCACCTCAAATTCCAGGTTCTGTTTATAAAGTTAATATCGCAACAAAAAATATTGAATTAATGGCTTCAGGCTTTCAAATTGGCGGATTGGATGGTGTTACTAAAGTTGGCGAAAACTACATTGTAACCAATAATTCGGGAGGTGAACTTTTGGTTATCAATAACAAAGAGCGAATTTTATTGGGCACATTACCACGTGGAATTGCCGATTTAGATTCTGAAGATCAAACTATTTATGTTCCAAACTTTGGAGGAACGGTAACTGCATTTAAACTTATCAAATAA